The Acidianus infernus genome window below encodes:
- a CDS encoding Ldh family oxidoreductase — MKISVEEAKELVYKIFSKVTYDEYAKYLSEELVEAEIEGHSDHGLQLIPYYIKLANGEEVDIGGQKIPPINPKGKVEISGENFVIVNGNMTFGQVVLRRLVNYLLEKKLDYYVVIGKNISHLGRLSTFTKGLSKGNYASLIMARSPPLISLKGMKGRILGNNPISFGFPGIIIDTALSVTSFGKVLEKYIKGEKLESKVIVNKEGELSDNPKDLLEGGALLPIGDYKGFNISLGIELFTTMFSDEEDVNPFIALVLRANDNFKNVLLRLPNNYYLLNKESKLKNIKDLEIPDNLWKTLVNLAQ, encoded by the coding sequence ATGAAGATAAGTGTCGAGGAAGCAAAGGAATTGGTTTACAAGATCTTCTCTAAGGTAACTTATGATGAATACGCTAAATATTTATCCGAAGAACTTGTAGAGGCTGAAATTGAAGGACATTCAGACCACGGTCTACAACTAATTCCTTATTATATAAAATTAGCAAATGGAGAAGAAGTAGATATAGGAGGACAGAAAATTCCTCCAATTAACCCTAAGGGAAAAGTAGAGATAAGTGGAGAAAACTTTGTTATCGTTAATGGAAATATGACTTTCGGCCAAGTAGTTTTAAGAAGGCTCGTTAATTATCTCTTAGAAAAGAAACTGGATTATTACGTAGTTATAGGGAAAAATATCTCGCATTTAGGTAGGCTTTCCACTTTTACTAAGGGACTATCTAAAGGCAATTATGCAAGCCTAATCATGGCAAGATCTCCGCCATTAATTTCGTTAAAAGGTATGAAAGGAAGGATTTTGGGCAATAATCCTATAAGCTTTGGTTTTCCAGGAATAATAATAGATACCGCGTTAAGCGTCACATCCTTCGGCAAAGTCTTAGAAAAGTATATTAAAGGAGAAAAGTTAGAATCAAAAGTAATTGTTAATAAGGAAGGCGAACTGAGTGACAATCCGAAGGACCTTTTAGAAGGTGGCGCTTTATTACCAATAGGTGATTACAAGGGATTTAATATATCCTTAGGAATAGAACTTTTTACTACAATGTTCTCGGATGAAGAGGACGTTAATCCTTTCATAGCGTTGGTTTTAAGAGCTAACGATAATTTCAAGAATGTATTATTAAGATTGCCAAATAATTATTATTTACTAAATAAAGAGAGTAAACTAAAAAATATAAAAGATTTAGAAATTCCGGATAATTTATGGAAAACCTTAGTCAATCTAGCACAATGA
- a CDS encoding APC family permease has product MQGKKTFVRESSGLIREIDAKDAFSMNFSYLGPAAGVAYPLTFAVALAGASWIISGVIAALLMLPVAIMYYYLSKIIPRSAGDYIYISRTLGPRIGFIQAISNIFIFASGVPILAQLELPLVLEPSLQILGITFHDPSLISFASNFAFCSESSPIFFGTTLLIIGLVTLVTIVRTKIFARIITTLTAVQIIGTLGMIVGLALVGSSYPAIFTKVSESFGGPGYSSLSPSATYTINPVQTLVLMSAIAAFLFLYNNAPTYFGGEIKKAEKSLFSGIIISYIITAILSVILIYELQYFVGEGFYDYTSSMGWSSSSGGIPIATTSLLAYVAVPFLNNVPLIVLIVAGAITWYLPYSIIDLAIPSRTLFAIAFDWLAPSFFTKVSEKFRTPIYSTLFIVALAVVFDVLEIYLGFSESAMTTIIVFMLYQYFTAAISAIVISKKKLYGVKDNKLAILGGISAFAVVFPAILMITYAVICKAFSSVVFVNLPLNIGIIVGVPIVSIALYEVVRKIREKQGIDLSLTFKEIPPE; this is encoded by the coding sequence ATGCAAGGTAAGAAAACTTTTGTTAGAGAATCATCTGGACTAATTAGGGAAATTGATGCTAAGGATGCATTCTCCATGAACTTCTCATATTTAGGCCCTGCAGCGGGAGTGGCTTATCCATTAACCTTTGCGGTAGCGTTAGCCGGGGCTAGTTGGATAATTTCTGGCGTCATAGCAGCTTTATTAATGCTACCTGTGGCTATAATGTATTATTATCTTTCGAAGATAATACCTAGATCTGCCGGAGATTATATTTATATATCAAGAACTTTGGGACCTAGGATTGGATTTATACAAGCGATATCAAACATTTTCATTTTCGCAAGCGGTGTTCCTATATTGGCACAACTAGAACTTCCATTAGTTTTAGAGCCTTCATTACAAATTTTGGGAATAACTTTCCACGACCCTTCGCTTATTTCCTTTGCAAGTAACTTTGCTTTTTGCTCTGAGAGTTCTCCAATATTTTTTGGGACTACATTATTAATAATAGGATTAGTAACATTAGTTACAATAGTAAGGACTAAGATTTTTGCTAGGATAATTACCACTTTAACTGCAGTACAAATTATTGGTACGTTAGGAATGATAGTAGGCTTAGCACTTGTAGGATCTTCTTATCCTGCAATTTTCACAAAGGTCTCGGAAAGCTTTGGAGGACCAGGTTACTCTTCATTATCTCCGTCAGCTACGTATACCATTAATCCTGTTCAGACGTTAGTTTTGATGTCAGCGATAGCTGCCTTTTTATTCCTATATAATAACGCTCCAACTTACTTTGGAGGCGAAATTAAGAAGGCTGAAAAAAGCCTATTCTCTGGGATAATAATTTCTTACATTATAACTGCAATATTATCAGTAATACTTATATATGAATTACAATACTTTGTAGGAGAAGGGTTTTACGATTACACTTCCTCAATGGGATGGTCTTCTTCAAGTGGAGGTATTCCCATAGCAACTACTTCCTTGCTAGCATACGTTGCGGTACCTTTCTTAAATAATGTTCCACTTATTGTACTAATTGTAGCCGGTGCAATAACTTGGTATTTGCCTTATTCAATAATAGACTTAGCAATACCTAGTAGGACTTTATTTGCAATAGCCTTTGATTGGCTAGCTCCATCTTTCTTTACAAAGGTAAGTGAGAAGTTTAGAACTCCAATATATTCTACCCTATTCATTGTTGCTTTAGCAGTAGTATTTGACGTCTTAGAAATATACTTAGGCTTTAGTGAGAGTGCAATGACTACTATAATAGTTTTCATGCTATATCAATACTTTACTGCCGCAATTTCTGCTATAGTAATCAGCAAGAAGAAATTGTACGGAGTAAAAGATAATAAACTTGCGATTCTAGGCGGTATTTCAGCCTTTGCAGTAGTGTTCCCTGCGATATTAATGATTACATATGCCGTAATATGTAAAGCTTTCAGCTCCGTGGTTTTCGTTAACTTACCTTTAAATATAGGGATAATAGTTGGGGTTCCCATAGTTTCTATTGCACTTTATGAAGTAGTGAGAAAAATTAGGGAGAAGCAGGGAATAGATTTATCCTTAACTTTCAAGGAAATTCCTCCAGAATAG
- a CDS encoding amidohydrolase family protein translates to MLIKNVKFQEDDNKSHSIYINDEGIIECIDCDKKDGEVIDAKGRLISKPFVNPHAHLGYALTLNYARHNLSGTLIEGVEIIREEVSQKITQDDLEKRLGKIIKMHFINGVFYVRSHDPVWNDVVFKMLKARANPLVDIQVVAFPSPGFFFDENLEKIRKALEEGAEVVGLIPHSERSYDDGVKSVKIAFDLAVEYNKLIDGHVDETDDPNSRFSEVVAREALSRGIGYRTSISHMTASHSYDNWYFHKLTLLLRESGVSIISNPIVSMHLQGRYDNYPKRRGVARIRELINSGINVALGSDNVADPIYPLGDYNMLRVAQEAFLVDHFTSNEVEKLLNLITTNAYKAMQLKEPEVKPGNKAEFLILQTKTIYDAIRTALPPFLVVRGKHYAMNEIKIRIDEIEETDKIINIIDK, encoded by the coding sequence ATGCTTATAAAAAACGTAAAATTCCAAGAAGATGATAATAAGAGTCATTCCATATATATTAACGATGAGGGAATAATAGAGTGCATAGACTGCGATAAGAAAGATGGAGAAGTAATAGACGCTAAAGGTAGACTAATTTCTAAACCTTTTGTAAATCCACATGCTCATTTAGGTTATGCATTAACTTTAAACTATGCAAGACATAACTTAAGCGGTACACTAATAGAAGGAGTAGAAATAATAAGGGAAGAAGTGTCTCAAAAAATAACTCAGGATGATTTGGAGAAAAGATTAGGAAAAATAATAAAAATGCATTTCATCAACGGTGTATTTTATGTTAGGTCGCATGACCCGGTTTGGAACGACGTTGTATTTAAAATGCTTAAGGCTAGGGCTAATCCTTTAGTAGATATTCAAGTTGTTGCATTCCCTTCCCCTGGATTCTTTTTTGATGAAAACCTTGAAAAGATTAGGAAAGCTTTAGAGGAAGGTGCAGAAGTTGTTGGTTTAATTCCTCACAGTGAACGTTCTTATGATGATGGTGTTAAATCTGTTAAGATTGCTTTTGATCTCGCTGTTGAGTATAATAAATTGATTGATGGTCACGTTGATGAGACTGACGATCCTAATTCTAGGTTTTCTGAGGTCGTTGCTAGGGAGGCTTTATCTAGGGGTATTGGTTATAGAACTTCAATTAGTCATATGACTGCTTCTCATTCTTATGATAATTGGTATTTTCATAAATTAACACTCTTGTTGAGGGAGTCAGGAGTTTCAATAATTTCTAACCCAATTGTTAGTATGCATTTGCAGGGTCGTTATGATAATTATCCTAAGAGGAGGGGCGTTGCCAGAATTAGGGAATTAATTAATTCAGGAATTAACGTAGCTTTAGGGAGTGATAATGTTGCAGACCCAATTTACCCCCTAGGAGATTATAACATGCTAAGAGTAGCACAAGAAGCATTCTTAGTAGACCACTTCACATCAAACGAAGTTGAAAAACTACTAAACTTAATAACTACTAACGCTTATAAAGCAATGCAATTGAAAGAACCGGAAGTAAAGCCAGGAAATAAGGCAGAATTCCTAATCCTACAAACTAAGACAATTTACGACGCAATAAGGACTGCGTTACCACCATTCTTAGTAGTAAGAGGAAAACACTACGCAATGAATGAAATAAAAATAAGGATAGACGAAATTGAAGAAACGGATAAAATAATAAACATAATAGATAAATAA
- a CDS encoding DUF1854 domain-containing protein, with amino-acid sequence MDFEADVNDGKFSNVKISLHDGKLEVDGNSYNLSDIEDVSLEEGLGINRIFITYKGKKVLIAEFTNRKKEELLTLYYALKNRYEEKQKEKEEEERRRRKKDTGHFIVSLISPYKYKVILGTILSSILVILSLIPPYLLKILINNVFQEREIYLFPILIASLISVNVLNVILSALQNFILNLNGQRIVNELRLKLYKHVMEMSSSFIDRYNTGRILSRLTTDISNTLWFVTWGIPSIITNVGTIVGVGIAIFLITPSLGLYALIPFPIIVLGTIMYRRRSKIAYHKLWRRTADISSLLTDTVPNIDSIKSYVKEDFESERLSRLNSEVISAQMNVIKTNLTWFPLVSASISIISVLIWYVGGEEVLVGKIELGSLVAFVTYTTMFYQPVQNLINNVIPFTQQSLTSMDRLIEVFNAENDVKIADNPKKIEVKGDVEFKNVTFSYDQVKPVIKDFSLKVKKGEKIAIVGKSGSGKSTVVKLLLRLYDPQSGEILIDGIPLKELDLKNYREQLGLIKAEPTIFYGTVEYNIRYGKIDAKPEEIVAAAMASGSHDFIMEMPFAYDTHLGERGNKISSGQKQMIEIARLFLKNPKMLVLDEATSSVDSYSERKIMDTVISQFKDSTIIMIAHRISTLYYADRIIVMEEGRIVEEGTLEELLKRKDSKFYQIFQTQIPYMEETKPRIEGKGFSYYLEMLKPVNLEILSKDKVVYEGTVYEVKSYYKPFPITRPYFLLIETNEGRYFAVDDFRKLKGSEIIEKELERKYFIPKIERIIKIDTTGDEFIWKVITNKGNTSFKTRGRNSLFKVDGKVFIIDTEDDVFEIELNAIDKRSAKMIDAIL; translated from the coding sequence ATGGATTTTGAGGCCGACGTTAATGACGGAAAGTTTTCCAACGTTAAGATTTCTCTTCATGATGGTAAATTGGAAGTTGACGGAAATTCTTACAATTTATCGGATATTGAGGACGTAAGCCTAGAGGAAGGTTTGGGAATTAACAGAATTTTTATCACTTATAAAGGAAAGAAAGTGTTAATTGCAGAGTTTACTAACAGGAAAAAGGAGGAACTCCTAACACTATATTATGCGCTCAAAAATAGATATGAAGAAAAACAGAAAGAAAAGGAAGAAGAAGAGAGGAGAAGAAGAAAAAAGGATACTGGGCATTTTATCGTCTCTTTGATTTCTCCTTATAAATATAAGGTAATATTAGGGACAATACTTTCATCTATTCTTGTAATACTTAGCTTAATTCCACCTTATTTACTGAAAATTTTAATAAATAACGTATTTCAAGAGAGGGAGATCTACTTATTCCCTATCCTCATTGCTTCACTGATTTCAGTTAACGTCCTCAACGTTATTCTCTCGGCGTTGCAAAACTTTATCCTAAATTTGAACGGTCAAAGGATAGTTAACGAACTTAGATTAAAATTATATAAACATGTAATGGAAATGTCATCTAGTTTCATTGATAGATATAATACTGGGAGAATTTTATCCAGACTTACTACTGACATTAGTAACACTTTATGGTTCGTAACATGGGGAATTCCTTCAATTATAACAAACGTGGGAACGATAGTAGGTGTAGGAATAGCTATCTTTTTAATAACTCCTTCGCTGGGCCTTTACGCGTTGATTCCATTCCCAATTATAGTATTAGGAACAATAATGTATAGGAGAAGGAGTAAAATAGCTTACCATAAGCTGTGGAGGAGAACCGCAGATATATCTTCCCTACTAACTGACACGGTCCCCAACATAGATTCAATAAAGTCATACGTTAAAGAGGACTTTGAAAGTGAGAGGTTATCGAGGCTAAACAGTGAAGTAATAAGTGCACAAATGAACGTAATAAAAACGAACTTGACCTGGTTTCCTTTAGTAAGTGCTTCAATTTCCATAATTTCTGTCCTAATATGGTACGTTGGCGGTGAGGAAGTACTTGTTGGAAAAATAGAGCTAGGAAGCTTAGTAGCTTTCGTAACTTATACTACAATGTTTTATCAACCAGTACAAAACTTAATCAACAACGTTATTCCTTTTACTCAGCAATCCTTAACTTCAATGGACAGATTAATTGAAGTATTTAACGCAGAAAATGATGTAAAAATTGCTGATAATCCTAAGAAGATAGAAGTAAAAGGTGACGTTGAGTTCAAGAACGTCACTTTTAGTTACGATCAAGTAAAGCCTGTAATTAAGGACTTTAGCTTGAAGGTTAAGAAAGGGGAAAAAATTGCAATAGTAGGCAAATCGGGCTCCGGTAAGTCAACCGTTGTAAAGCTACTTCTGAGGCTTTACGACCCTCAGAGCGGTGAAATATTGATAGACGGCATTCCTTTAAAGGAATTAGACCTTAAGAATTATAGAGAGCAATTAGGGTTAATAAAAGCTGAACCTACAATCTTCTACGGTACGGTTGAGTACAACATAAGGTATGGAAAAATAGATGCTAAGCCGGAGGAAATAGTTGCTGCGGCAATGGCAAGCGGATCACACGACTTTATCATGGAAATGCCCTTTGCTTACGATACTCACTTAGGAGAGAGAGGGAATAAGATTTCCAGCGGGCAAAAGCAAATGATAGAAATTGCTAGACTTTTTCTTAAAAATCCTAAAATGTTAGTACTTGATGAGGCTACATCTTCCGTTGATAGTTATAGTGAGAGGAAAATAATGGACACTGTCATCTCACAATTTAAGGATTCTACAATTATCATGATAGCTCACAGGATTTCTACGCTTTACTACGCAGATAGAATAATCGTAATGGAAGAAGGAAGAATAGTTGAGGAAGGAACTTTAGAGGAATTGCTCAAAAGGAAGGATAGTAAATTTTACCAAATTTTTCAAACACAAATCCCATACATGGAGGAAACTAAACCTAGAATTGAAGGAAAAGGGTTTTCTTACTATTTAGAAATGTTAAAACCAGTGAATTTGGAAATTTTATCTAAAGATAAGGTAGTCTACGAAGGGACAGTTTACGAGGTTAAGTCTTATTATAAACCATTTCCCATAACGAGACCTTATTTCCTCTTAATAGAGACTAATGAGGGTAGGTATTTCGCCGTGGACGATTTTAGGAAATTAAAAGGGAGTGAAATTATAGAGAAAGAACTTGAGAGGAAGTACTTCATACCTAAGATAGAGAGGATAATAAAGATAGATACTACTGGAGACGAGTTCATATGGAAGGTAATTACTAATAAAGGAAATACTAGTTTTAAAACTAGGGGAAGGAATAGCTTATTTAAAGTAGACGGTAAAGTCTTCATAATAGATACCGAGGACGACGTTTTTGAAATAGAATTAAATGCAATTGATAAAAGGAGTGCTAAAATGATAGATGCAATATTATAA
- a CDS encoding M20/M25/M40 family metallo-hydrolase — MFARGASDNKGTLIARLLAFSKYKGKLNFNFVFEGEEEIGSIHLNEFIQSRKEELSKSSAVIMEGAGLDTKGRPMIVLGVKGLVYVQITVRIGERDVHSSVAPLIKNPVWELIKILNTIYDGEKVKIKGFYEDIEPLSKEVEELLDKIELDVEEYRKSLGVYYLNYKDRKEVVKALYTCPSCNIDGIFAGYIGQGSKTIVPSYAMAKMDFRLVPKQDPEKIYKELEKIVKAMGGEIVEMGLEKPVRTSPNTTVVKAMISSAIKAYSKDPAILPNAAGTQPMGLFYDLGIKEIVSAIGVGTPSSNAHAPNENVRLENFYKAIEHSLYFYQDYESLG, encoded by the coding sequence ATTTTTGCTAGAGGTGCATCAGATAATAAAGGAACCCTTATAGCAAGGCTTTTAGCTTTCTCTAAGTACAAGGGAAAACTTAACTTTAATTTTGTTTTTGAAGGGGAGGAAGAAATAGGTAGTATACACCTTAACGAATTCATTCAATCTAGAAAGGAGGAACTGAGTAAATCTTCTGCAGTAATAATGGAGGGTGCAGGGTTAGATACAAAAGGAAGACCAATGATAGTTCTAGGAGTTAAAGGTTTAGTCTACGTTCAAATAACGGTGAGGATTGGAGAAAGGGACGTTCACTCCTCAGTTGCACCGCTGATTAAAAATCCGGTATGGGAACTAATAAAGATACTTAACACAATTTACGACGGTGAAAAAGTAAAAATTAAGGGATTCTACGAAGATATTGAACCTTTAAGTAAAGAAGTTGAGGAGCTCTTAGATAAAATAGAACTTGACGTTGAAGAGTATAGAAAATCTCTAGGCGTTTATTACTTAAATTACAAAGATAGGAAAGAAGTAGTTAAGGCTTTATATACTTGCCCGTCGTGTAACATAGATGGAATATTTGCAGGCTATATAGGACAAGGCAGTAAAACTATTGTTCCTTCTTACGCAATGGCAAAAATGGACTTCAGGCTAGTACCTAAACAGGATCCAGAAAAGATTTACAAAGAACTAGAGAAAATAGTCAAGGCTATGGGCGGAGAAATTGTAGAAATGGGCCTTGAGAAACCGGTTAGAACTAGTCCAAATACTACAGTAGTTAAGGCTATGATATCCTCTGCGATAAAAGCTTATTCAAAAGACCCAGCAATTTTACCTAATGCTGCAGGCACTCAGCCGATGGGTTTATTTTACGATCTAGGGATTAAGGAGATAGTTAGCGCAATAGGAGTTGGCACACCTTCATCTAATGCGCATGCTCCAAATGAGAACGTAAGATTGGAGAACTTCTATAAGGCTATAGAACATTCTTTATATTTTTACCAGGATTATGAGAGTTTAGGATAA